The following are encoded together in the Arcticibacterium luteifluviistationis genome:
- a CDS encoding RNA polymerase sigma factor, which yields MSSDFYKISILPFSGIIIKLCRAYTNSQEDFEDYFQEVCLQIWRSRENFNEESQWSTWVYRISLNVCLTLLKKKKNNIQHFVSDSLASEETEDNYAFSDESLNLLYAAIRRLSEIDRAIIMLYLEEKSYQEIAEIIGTNPNNIGVRVTRIKTRLKKLLDGKIN from the coding sequence TTGAGCAGCGACTTTTATAAAATATCTATTCTACCATTTTCAGGGATAATCATCAAGTTATGCCGGGCGTATACCAACTCCCAAGAAGACTTTGAAGATTACTTTCAAGAGGTCTGTTTACAAATTTGGCGGAGCAGAGAAAACTTTAATGAGGAGTCTCAATGGAGTACTTGGGTTTATCGCATATCACTAAATGTGTGTTTGACCTTACTTAAAAAGAAGAAAAATAATATTCAGCATTTTGTGTCTGACTCATTAGCTTCTGAAGAAACGGAAGACAATTATGCGTTTTCAGACGAATCCTTAAATCTGCTTTATGCTGCCATTAGAAGGCTTTCAGAAATAGACAGGGCTATTATTATGCTCTATTTGGAAGAAAAGTCTTATCAAGAAATTGCTGAAATAATTGGTACCAACCCAAACAATATTGGAGTACGTGTTACAAGAATAAAAACCAGATTAAAAAAACTACTCGATGGAAAAATCAATTGA